A window of the Cutaneotrichosporon cavernicola HIS019 DNA, chromosome: 6 genome harbors these coding sequences:
- the sap62 gene encoding uncharacterized protein (Pre-mRNA-splicing factor SF3a complex subunit 2 (Prp11)), with the protein MDYQNRAGANKSGAGVAGASESAVDRRERLRKLAMETIDLAKDPYILRTHLGTLECRLCLTLHVNEGSYLAHTQGKKHQTNLARRAARDQHEQLMLTAAPTSAPTIKKKVFVKIGRPGYKIVKIRDPLTQRLGLLFTVAYPEIKADERPRRRFMSAFEQKREVPNRAFQYLVIAAEPYETIAFAIPAKDMVEEDEDPDSVWEHWDNDDKVYSCQLLFK; encoded by the exons ATGG actACCAAAACCGCGCGGGTGCGAACAAGAGCGGCGCTGGTGTCGCGGGcgcgtccgagtcggccgTCGACCGTCGCGAGCGTCTGCGCAAGCTCGCAATGGAGACGAttgacctcgccaaggaccCATACATCCTGAG gaCACATCTCGGAACGCTCGAATGCCGTCTCTGCCTAACGTTGCACGTCAACGAGGGCTCGTACCTCGCGCACACGCAGGGAAAGAAGCACCAGACAAACCTCGCCCGCCGTGCCGCACGCGACCAGCACGAGCAGCTCATGCTTACCGCTGCGCCAACATCCGCGCCGACCatcaagaagaaggtgtTTGTGAAGATTGGACGGCCAG gctACAAGATCGTCAAGATCCGTGACCCATTGACGCAGCGTCTAGGGCTGTTGTTCACTGTCGCGTACcccgagatcaaggcggacgagcggccgcggcggcgcttTATGAGCGCATTCGAGCAGAAGCGCGAGGTACCAAACCGCGCTTTCCAGTACTTGGTCATTGCGGCGGAGCCGTACGAGACTATTGCGTTTGCGATCCCTGCTAAGGACATGgttgaggaagacgaggaccCCGACTCGGTGTGGGAACACTGGgacaacgacgacaaggTGTACTCGTGCCAGCTTCTGTTCAAATAG
- a CDS encoding uncharacterized protein (Centrosomin N-terminal motif 1): protein MPPSSGLEGVLNSSIASNGSTAIPQSTTLPDISLGSLGSSFHSFDEDSFSATPRKPISPSRTPNSDRFDRHGGGLYTPAAAAGPATALLASPPPSTLPTAGRARQRGGDSSEEDGDDALDARYGSVGEGSEDDGVLNNLSLNVSHRRDVRKSKAGGRHSVAAGPSNQMTLREQEQNVDALQKENFNLQLENHFLKERLASMAPDNLESVVSENVKLRVEILTIAKELKKCKKLLLQQDRDLAATARERDDKGRRRERDAEAREMEGMWREEKEKRQAVEDELAKAREEHEDKVREIQYDLDELRGQVDDQLEEMSRLRDTADIAQDELEKVREEARGLTDSVGLGRGRESRTIAKLEADIAELKADLEIAQKRSGGDVEAFEDRINEWRDKHDAAQIELERRDQEIEELNNEIDAKIAEHERELNAVENEWRDELLVARSQADELKDVMAERELELDDFRKLLMERDDDIMGARDRIAELEAARGETAERLTETLRGIEMDNATKEEDIVAANHEVDRLGQRVYELEETIEALQAREADLEAELNRADEDKAHFEELIDALKTARKKANDEREEIASALKRESDARAQDADHHRRAVAGRDQAQERVTAELEAARDRVAMRDRDLMNVQTALRSLEDERRKIGAAANSDQHSLELEIERLRRDLGACEDDLDRARDEVREKEQTLHDRDMELAELIDKTRDLEGHLSNERQGRLNVSEKLDAMTKTAKQHEREVSTLRERLEELEPLLTETQNARMQVQKESERQKQERSDLLLRVFKDVNRFLGTEDNTTPHNFVQFRDTLLQRMRSINGARSDFDKRIKEVETGMEKNMTRLKRQLDAKWRALDGFEASVKKLELQRSQQRAKLAQKDGELDVARARISELQREANLARARGPSTPSGGADLQRALDRAERAERRAREALASIQALEKRLAEESERASGAEGKWEARVKEYESRLRIAGEKVKAEKQGGKERARQLEDQVRDLHTRIDHANVQNRRAEGVVANAAHLLDNNR, encoded by the exons ATGCCACCATCAAGTGGCTTAGAGGGCGTCCTCAActcgtccatcgcctcCAATGGCTCGACGGCAATCCCACAGTCAACAACCCTCCCCGACATCTCCCTCGGCTCCCTAGGCTCAAGCTTCCACTCTTTCGACGAGGACTCCTTCTCAGCCACCCCAAGGAAGC ccatctccccctcccGTACGCCCAACTCAGACCGTTTCGACCGGCACGGCGGCGGGTTGTACACACccgcggctgcggctgggcCAGCTACGGCCCTCCTTGCATCTCCACCACCGAGCACTCTACCAACGGCAGGCCGggcgcgccagcgcggTGGGGACTCGTCtgaggaggacggtgacgacgccctcgacgcgcgGTATGGGAGCGTCGGCGAAGGGTCTGAAGACGATGGCGTCCTCAACAACTTGTCCTTGAACGTGtcccaccgccgcgacgtGCGCAAAAGTAAAGCTGGAGGACGACACAGTGTCGCGGCTGGGCCGTCGAACCAGATGACACTTCgggagcaggagcag AACGTCGACGCGTTGCAGAAGGAGAACTTCAACCTCCAACTCGAAAACCACTTCCTCAAGGAGCGACTCGCTTCCATGGCCCCAGACAACCTCGAGAGCGTGGTCAGCGAGAACGTCAAGCTGCGCGTGGAGATCCTCACAATCGCAAAGGAACTCAAGAAGTGCAAGAAGCTCTTACTGCAGCAAGACCGTGACTTGGCGGCCACGGCACGAGAGCGCGATGACAAgggtcggcggcgcgaaCGCGATGCGGAGGCTCGGGAAATGGAGGGCATGtggcgcgaggagaaggagaagcgccaggccgtcgaggatgagcttgccaaggcgcgcgaggagcatgAGGACAAGGTCCGGGAGATCCAGTACGACCTGGACGAGCTGCGAggccaggtcgacgaccagCTCGAAGAGATGAGCCGCCTCCGCGACACCGCCGACATTGCACAGGACGAGCTTGAAAAGGTCCGCGAGGAGGCACGCGGGTTAACTGACAGCGTGGGCCTCGGAAGAGGCCGCGAGTCGCGCACTatcgccaagctcgaggctgatatcgccgagctcaaggctgACCTCGAGATCGCGCAGAAGAGATcaggcggcgacgtcgaggcgtTCGAGGACCGTATCAACGAGTGGCGCGACAAGCATGACGCTGCACAGATTGAACTCGAGCGACGTGACcaggagatcgaggagctcaacaACGAGATCGACGCGAAGATtgccgagcacgagcgTGAGCTCAACGCTGTCGAGAATGAATGGCgtgacgagctcctcgtggCGCGCAGCCAagccgacgagctcaaggatgtcatggccgagcgcgagctggagctcgacgacttccgcaagctcctcaTGGAGCGGGACGACGATATCATGGGGGCGAGAGACCgcatcgccgagctcgaggctgcgcggGGCGAAACAGCTGAGCGCCTCACTGAGACGCTGCGAGGCATCGAGATGGACAACGccaccaaggaggaggacatcGTCGCTGCCAACCACGAGGTGGATAGG CTTGGGCAGCGTGTgtacgagctcgaggagaccatcgaggcgctgcaggcgcgcgaggcggacCTGGAAGCGGAGCTGAACcgtgccgacgaggacaaggcgcACTTCGAGGAACTAATCGACGCGCTTAAGACTGCTCGGAAGAAGGCCAACGACGAGCGTGAAGAGATTGCGTccgcgctcaagcgcgagtCGGATGCTCGTGCCCAGGATGCCGACCACCATCGCCGTGCCGTTGCCGGCCGCGACCAGGCTCAGGAGCGGGTTacggccgagctcgaggcggcgcgggaCCGCGTTGCCATGCGCGATCGCGACCTCATGAATGTGCAGACCGCACTCCGCTCGCTTGAGGACGAACGGCGCAAGATCGGCGCCGCGGCAAACAGCGATCAACACAGCCTCGAGCTAGAGATTGAGCGCCTGCGtcgcgacctcggcgcgtgcgaggacgacctcgaccgcgcacgcgacgaggtgcgcgagaaggagcagaCTCTGCACGACCGCGACATggagcttgccgagctc attGACAAGACGCGCGACCTTGAGGGCCACCTGTCGAATGAGCGACAAGGCCGCTTAAACGTCTCCGAGAAGCTCGACGCGATGACCAAGACGGCCAAGCAACACGAGCGCGAAGTGTCGACACTGCGCGAGCGTttggaggagctcgagccgcTGCTCACGGAAACTCAAAATGCGCGCATGCAGGTGCAgaaggagagcgagcgGCAAAAGCAGGAGCGTTCCGACCTGCTCCTTAGAGTGTTCAAGGACGTGAACCGCTTCCTGGGCACCGAGGACAACACGACGCCACACAACTTTGTCCAGTTCCGGGACACTCTCTTGCAGCGGATGCGCTCGATCAACGGCGCGCGCTCTGACTTTGACAAGCGgatcaaggaggtcgagacgGGCATGGAGAAGAACATGACACGCTTAAAGCGACAGCTGGACGCCAAATGGCGTGCGCTTGACGGCTTCGAGGCGAGTgtcaagaagctcgagctgcagcGATCGCAACAGAGGGCTAAGCTGGCTCAgaaggacggcgagctcgacgttgCGCGCGCCCGCATCTCCGAGCtgcagcgcgaggccaaCCTCGCTAGAGCGCGTGGACCGAGTACCCCGTCTGGAGGAGCAGACCTACAGCGCGCCCTGGACCGTGCTGAGCGGGCggagcggcgcgcacgcgaAGCCCTCGCCAGCATTCAAGCGCTTGAGAAGCGGCTGGCTGAGGAAAGTGAGCGGGCGTccggcgccgagggcaagtGGGAGGCACGGGTCAAGGAGTACGAGTCGCGGTTGCGGATTGCTGGCgagaaggtcaaggccgagaagcaGGGTGGTAAGGAGCGGGCGAGGCAACTCGAGGATCAGGTGCGCGATTTGCACACGCGGATCGACCACGCCAACGTACAGAACCGGCGAGCTGAGGGGGTGGTGGCTAACGCCGCACACCTGCTGGACAATAACAGGTAG
- a CDS encoding uncharacterized protein (Cytochrome domain of cellobiose dehydrogenase) codes for MWRPLLFVLCAVQGAFALAGTNVCNDRICIQATRSDDVDTYTIHTHPERPIPPEKFGWMAIGWGLVMPNSPLVIMWPNEDGTFTLSQRKAPRHVMPSVDPNPPRPATLNDGQTWSNTTGTSLSFQVPSDSVNNTILIWALSNTRPDSTNPTAGLIQHTWHGGEIIDFTTEYSEVPGPTTIGYGSSKATNNATGGPSLALIAHITCGVLVTMLVLPGGVVVPRITRGMTTTKSWFYFHMLNQGFFALALVSINFGIGLTFGGEIDSAHRRTGTALFVLVILQIILGCFSHFYKPGHWMKQHTFETKRGRGPSNFLHVVFGIITVAVGWSACWSGFTVEWTRRGHGVAAYGFRVGWGLIVMIWITLYVLGLIFFLPRQLKIESAQRATDLAEQKRYFPSEFDLKVRNQALTPSPPMPLRGGTPSTTGFAQQSPTFSSELASPEGSPSLRTSFSSSRLPRAPRVPPPRKPSDPFADRKSNSIKGGHF; via the exons ATGTGGCGCCCACTGCTGTTTGTCCTGTGCGCTGTGCAGGGCGCGTTCGCGCTTGCCGGGACGAATGTGTGCAACGAC cgcaTCTGCATCCAGGCGACgcgcagcgacgacgtcgatACTT ATACAATTCACACTCATCCAGAGAGGCCAATCCCGCCGGAGAAGTTTGGGTGGATGGCCATCGGGTGGGGCCTTGTGATGC CAAATAGCCCGCTCGTGATCATGTGGCCGAACGAGGACGGCACATTTACGCTCAGCCAGCGCAAGGCGCCACGACACGTCATGCCATCCG TTGATCCCAATCCCCCAAGACCAGCGACGCTGAATGACGGCCAGACGTGGTCCAACACGACGGGGACGAGCCTCAGTTTCCAAGTGCCCTCGGACAGCGTGAACAACACGATCCTCATCTGGGCTCTATCGAACACACGCCCGGACAGCACGAACCCAACCGCTGGGTTGATCCAGCACACATGGCACGGAGGCGAGATCATCGACTTTACGACCGAGTACAGCGAGGTCCCTGGTCCAACCACCATTGGGTACGGCTCGTCCAAGGCGACGAACAACGCTACCGGTGGCCCGAGCCTGGCGCTCATCGCGCACATCACGTGCGGCGTGCTCGTAACCATGCTTGTGCTTCCAGGAGGTGTCGTCGTCCCCCGCATCACGCGCGGCATGACGACCACCAAGAGCTGGTTCTACTTCCACATGTTGAACCAGGGCTTCTttgcgctcgccctcgtgtCTATCAACTTTGGTATCGGTCTGACATTTGGCGGCGAGATCGACTCGGCCCACCGCCGGACGGGAACTGCACTCTTCGtgctcgtcatcctccagATCATCCTCGGCTGCTTCTCGCACTTTTACAAGCCAGGCCACTGGATGAAACAACACACCTTTGAGACAAAGCGCGGCCGTGGACCCTCAAACTTCCTCCACGTCGTCTTTGGCATCATCACGGTCGCGGTGGGCTGGAGCGCCTGCTGGTCGGGTTTCACAGTCGAATGGACGCGTCGGGGCCACGGCGTTGCGGCATATGGTTTCCGCGTGGGATGGGGACTGATCGTGATGATCTGGATTACCCTCTACGTCCTCGGACTGatcttcttcctcccccgccAACTCAAGATCGAGAGCGCCCAACGCGCAACAGACCTCGCTGAACAAAAACGCTACTTCCCCTCCGAATTCGACCTCAAGGTTCGCAACCAGGCTCTCacgccctcccctcccatGCCTTTGAGGGGAGGTACACCTTCCACCACGGGGTTCGCACAGCAGAGCCCGACTTTCTCGTCAGAGTTGGCATCGCCAGAAGGGTCGCCGAGCCTACGCACGAGTTTTAGTTCCAGTCGCCTGCCGCGGGCGCCAAGAGTGCCACCTCCGCGCAAACCTTCAGATCCGTTTGCGGATCGCAAATCGAACTCAATCAAGGGCGGCCACTTCTAA
- a CDS encoding uncharacterized protein (Belongs to the ubiquitin-conjugating enzyme family): MALRRAPGTGGNATATKRIRKEISDLARENLGAISLAPNESNIFQWRATIPGPVGSPYEGGVFDADIRIPEDYPFSPPHVQFVTKVYHCNVSQHGAICDQLLKTAWSPALSLYKVVLSLSSLLTDPNPADPLVPAIAQEYKQNRKKHDGTAREWVKMYAQPKKDTPAGPAHPAPRASTSRPGTIHRHVNGSLAPPPQIAGTRRSAPSGDSATPIEIGDDDDDVEIELSTPRRSKRARVENGESSRTGNTSRLSGPGASADDVIVIDDDD; the protein is encoded by the exons ATGGCACTCCGACGAGCGCCTGGAACGGGTGGCAATGCA ACGGCTACCAAGCGCATACGCAAAGAG ATCTCTGACCTTGCGCGCGAGAACCTCGGCGCTATCTCCCTCGCGCCAAACGAGAGTAACATCTTCCAATGGAGAGCTACAATTCCAGGCCCAGTCGGCTCACCGTACGAGGGCGGCGTGTTTGACGCTGACATCCGAATCCCGGAGGACTATCC CTTCTCTCCACCCCATGTTCAGTTCGTGACGAAAGTGTATCACTGCAATGTTAGTCAGCACGGCGCTATCTGTGA TCAGCTCTTGAAAACGGCTTGGTCTCCCGCGCTCTCCCTTTACAAAGTCGtcctctcgctctcctccctcctcactgATCCCAACCCCGCCGACCCCCTTGTACCCGCCATTGCACAAGAGTATAAGCAGAATCGCAAGAAGCATGACGGCACCGCCAGAGAATGGGTGAAGAT GTACGCGCAGCCGAAGAAGGACACACCGGCAGGGCCAGCGCACCCCGCGCCgcgggcgtcgacgtcccGGCCAGGGACGATCCATCGTCATGTGAACGGCTCTCtcgcaccaccaccccaaATTGCTGGCACTCGGCGGTCAGCTCCGAGTGGTGATTCGGCCACGCCTATCGAGATcggagacgacgacgacgacgtcgagatcGAACTGTCCACCCCGCGCCGGTCTAAAcgtgcgcgcgtcgagaaCGGGGAGAGTAGCCGTACCGGGAATACGAGTCGCCTGAGTGGCCCTGGCGCgtcggccgacgacgtgaTTGTcattgacgacgacgactaG
- the RFA1 gene encoding uncharacterized protein (As part of the replication protein A (RPA RP-A), a single-stranded DNA-binding heterotrimeric complex, may play an essential role in DNA replication, recombination and repair. Binds and stabilizes single-stranded DNA intermediates, preventing complementary DNA reannealing and recruiting different proteins involved in DNA metabolism) → MSSPLTAGFCREMYNSADTPEGNPILQVLSIKRIQAANSNTDRFRVILSDGQYFVQSMLATQLNNLVENESLKKNVVIKLTQFVTNTVQNKKLIIILGLDVQPWQGDKIGSPISIESAGPPAPAAAAPAAPAPAAGNRGGASNSRAQPAGGARRAGAGKGDMGPIFPIEGLSPYQNKWTIKARVTQKSDIKHWSTQRGEGKLFSVNLMDETGEIRATGFNDAVDNFYNVLEEGKVYFISRARINIAKKQFSNLNNEYEIMLESNSEIEPCDDDSVPQVKYNFKPLANLDDVVKDGIVDVIGVVKEVHDLGSVTSKATQKPFAKRDIMIVDQSGQSVRLTLWGRTAENFSATDEPVIAFKGVKVGDFGGRSLSMFSSATMSVNPDIGEAHALRGWYDAEGRGKSFNTFSNASVNGGAMGAVKPSELKTIGEAKDQGLGMNDKVDYFTTTATVMFIKQETFSYPACANPDQSCNKKVIDEGTGWRCEKCDRSWPAPIHRYILQMNVMDYTSSFWVTAFNEVAEQLLGISANDLMRFKEEGDPQFEKYLAKAQGKTWTFQMMAKQDSFNDQVRVRYQCRRAAAIDFVADNADLIAKIKAIAV, encoded by the exons ATGTCAAGCCCACTCACCGCCGGATTCTGCCGGGAGATGTACAACAGCGCCGATACTCCGGAGGGCAACCCCATTCTCCAGGTGCTCAGCATCAAGCGCATCCAGGCGGCCAACTCGAACACGGACCGCTTCCG TGTTATCCTCTCGGACGGTCAGTACTTCGTCCAGTCGATGCTCGCGACCCAGCTCAACAACCTGGTTGAGAACGAGTCTCTCAAAAAGAACGTCGTCATCAAGCTCACCCAATTCGTCACCAACACTGTCCAGAACAAGAA gctCATCATTATTCTTGGCTTGGATGTGCAGCCATGGCAGGGTGACAAAATTGGGTCCCCCATCAGCATCGAGTCCGCAGGGCCACCcgcgccagcagcagctGCCCCAGCGGCTCCTGCGCCGGCTGCTGGGAACCGGGGTGGCGCGTCGAACTCTCGCGCTCAGCCTGCCGGCGGAGCTCGTCGTGCGGGTGCTGGTAAGGGCGACATGGGACCGATCTTCCCAATCGAGGGCCTCAGCCCGTACCAGAACAA GTGGACGATCAAGGCTCGCGTCACCCAGAAGTCTGATATCAAGCACTGGTCCAcccagcgcggcgagggcaagctcTTCAGCGTCAACCTCATGGACGAGACTGGCGAGATCCGCGCAACCGGCTTCAACGACGCGGTTGACAACTTCTACAACGTTCTCGAGGAAGGCAAGGTCTACTtcatctcgcgcgcgcgtaTCAACATCGCCAAGAAGCAGTTCAGCAACCTGAACAACGAGTACGAGATCATGCTGGAGTCCAACTCGGAGATTGAGCCGtgcgacgacgactcggtCCCGCAGGTCAAGTACAACTTTAAGCctctcgccaacctcgatGACGTCGTGAAGGACGGTATCGTGGACGTGATCGGCGTTGTCAAGGAGGtgcacgacctcggctCGGTGACGTCCAAGGCGACTCAGAAGCCGTTCGCTAAGCGGGACATCATGATCGTCGACCAGTCCGGCCAGAGCGTCCGCCTCACCCTGTGGGGTAGAACCGCCGAGAACTTTTCGGCCACTGACGAGCCTGTGATCGCGTTCAAAGGtgtcaaggtcggcgactTTGGCGGACGGTCATTGTCCATGTtcagctcggcgaccaTGTCGGTGAACCCTGACATTGGCGAGGCGCACGCTCTCCGTGGCTGgtacgacgccgagggTAGAGGCAAGTCGTTCAACACGTTCTCGAACGCTAGCGTCAACGGCGGTGCTATGGGCGCTGTCAAGCCTTCTGAGCTCAAGACGATCGGTGAGGCCAAGGACCAGGGCCTCGGCATGAacgacaaggtcgactACTTCAcgaccaccgccaccgtcaTGTTCATTAAGCAGGAGACGTTCTCGTACCCCGCCTGCGCGAACCCCGATCAGAGCTGCAACAAGAAGGTCATTGACGAGGGCACCGGCTGGCGCTGCGAGAAGTGCGACCGCTCCTGGCCTGCACCCATCCACAG GTACATTCTCCAGATGAACGTCATGGACTACACAAGTTCGTTCTGGGTCACTGCGTTcaacgaggtcgcggagcAGCTTCTCGGCATTTCGGCCAACGACCTCATGCGATTCAAGGAAGAGGGTGACCCTCAGTTTGAAAAGTACTTGGCCAAGGCGCAGGGCAAGACCTGGACGTTCCAGATGATGGCCAAGCAGGATTCGTTCAAC GACCAGGTTCGTGTGCGCTACCAGTGCCGCCGTGCTGCGGCCATCGACTTTGTGGCCGACAACGCAGACCTGATTGCCAAGATCAAGGCCATTGCGGTGTAA
- a CDS encoding uncharacterized protein (Zinc-binding domain present in Lin-11, Isl-1, Mec-3) encodes MLGGTPRCERCGGLVYHAEQVMGPGRRIYHKLCLKCENCGKRVDQGSLVQHDNLPYCNRCHTQLFGTRDLRHQNLYTSPGTSPARTRPSGEQETAPPPRLTPRPVQPPQEYYTPPAGMEDDVFGSKPSALPNVAGSSKPALPPKPSLPLRPQDGPLVTTSDLQPGSRAVGAGITAPPPIPPRPDDEPEVTRVNFRAERPMPSGVSPAIASGLATRESPRSKVGVSPGFEDRCKGCEKRVYAAEQVFAIGQKWHRGCLRCSSCLTTVDPARVSDRDGEPFCKNCYAREFGPGGIAGKR; translated from the exons ATGTTAGGTGGAACACCCCGCTGTGAGCGCTGCGGCGGTCTAGTCTACCACGCCGAACAAGTCATGGGTCCCGGTCGGCGG ATCTACCACAAGCTCTGCCTCAAGTGCGAGAACTGCGGCAAGCGGGTTGACCAGGGCTCACTGGTACAGCATGATAACCTG CCATACTGCAATCGCTGCCATACGCAGTTGTTCGGCACGCGGG actTGCGGCACCAGAACCTCTACACCTCCCCCGGGACCTCTCCCGCCCGCACACGCCCAAGTGGGGAACAGGAGACGgctcctccgccccgcCTGACCCCGCGCCCCGTCCAGCCGCCGCAGGAGTACTATACCCCACCCGCTGGgatggaggacgacgtgtTTGGGTCCAAGCCCTCTGCCTTGCCCAACGTCGCCGGCTCCTCCAAGCCCGCTCTTCCTCCCAAGCCCTCTCTACCCCTTCGACCTCAAGACGGCCCGTTGGTCACGACGAGCGACCTGCAGCCCGGTtcgcgcgccgtcggcgccggcataactgctcctcctcccatcccgCCCCGTCCTGATGACGAGCCAGAGGTCACACGCGTCAACTTCCGCGCTGAGAGGCCCATGCCTTCCGGCGTCTCACCGGCTATTGCGTCTGGTTTGGCCACGCGCGAGTCGCCCCGCTCAAAGGTCGGCGTGAGTCCGGGGTTCGAGGATAGATGCAAGGGCTGCGAGAAGCGAGTGTATGCTGCCGAGCAGGTGTTTGCGATCGGGCAGAA ATGGCACCGCGGATGCCTGCGGTGCAGCTCGTGCTTGACGACGGTTGATCCGGCGCGCGTGAGCGACCGCGACGGGGAGCCGTTCTGCAAGAACTGTTATGCGCGCGAGTTTGGCCCCGGCGGTATTGCGGGAAAACGGTAG
- the RPS2 gene encoding uncharacterized protein (Belongs to the universal ribosomal protein uS5 family), which yields MAETRGGFGRGASRGGPRGRRGARRGPKRDEEKEWVPVTKLGRLVKDGKIKSMEEIYLFSLPIKEYQIIDLFLPTLKDEVMKIMPVQKQTSAGQRTRFKAFVAVGDFDGHVGLGVKCAKEVATAIRGAIVLAKLAVVPVRRGYWGSHIAEPHTVPMKVSGKSGSVMCRLIPAPRGTGIVAAPACKRMLQMAGIQDCYTQSKGSTATQGNFLKAAVSALSKTYQFQSPDLWQVIPVGQTPYDEFSNHLAIAARKAAAY from the exons ATGGCTGAGACTCGTGGTG GCTTCGGCCGTGGTGCTTCGCGTGGTGGTCCCCGTGGTCGTCGTGGTGCCCGTCGCGGCCcgaagcgcgacgaggagaaggagtg GGTTCCCGtcaccaagctcggccgccttgTAAAGGACGGCAAGATCAAGTCGATGGAGGAGATCTACCTCTTCTCGCTCCCCATCAAGGAGTACCAGATCatcgacctcttcctccccaccctcaaggacgaggtcatgaAGATCATGCCCGTCCAGAAGCAGACCTCGGCCGGTCAGCGCACCCGCTTCAAGGCCTTTGTCGCTGTCGGTGACTTTGACGGCCACGTCGGTCTCGGTGTCAAGTgcgccaaggaggtcgcCACCGCCATCCGCGGCGCCAttgtcctcgccaagctcgcggTCGTCCCCGTCCGTCGCGGCTACTGGGGCTCGCACATTGCTGAGCCTCACACCGTCCCCATGAAGGTCTCGGGCAAGTCGGGCTCGGTCATGTGCCGTCTCATCCCCGCCCCCCGCGGTACCGGCATTGTCGCCGCCCCCGCCTGCAAGCGCATGCTCCAGATGGCTGGTATCCAGGACTGCTACACCCAGTCCAAGGGTTCGACTGCCACCCAGGGCAACTTCCTCAAGGCTGCTGTCTCGGCCCTCTCCAAGACCTACCAGTTCCAGTCGCCCGACCTCTGGCAGGTTATCCCCGTCGGCCAGACCCCCTACGACGAGTTCTCCAaccacctcgccatcgccgcccGCAAGGCCGCCGCTTACTAA
- the RHO2 gene encoding uncharacterized protein (Belongs to the small GTPase superfamily. Rho family) — MTDANTRAIRRKLVIVGDGAAGKTSLLNVFAIGEFPENYEPTVFDNYVTDIELDGKPIQLALWDTAGQEEYERLRPLSYSKAHIILIAFSVDTPDSLDNVTQKWIEEVRSICGTQIPVILVACKSDLRDRAIENGTYSAENFIDTETGRRVAQSIRARGYYETSALLNQGVDAVFEAATRAAMGVRDQGYGGVGGENTAVGGRLRPEKEEASGCGGTHTTRIVAMIPHGLTARTHTRPRATSLLHDPGQPAGWGAGARRRAFLYHMS; from the exons ATGACCGACGCCAACACCCGTGCA ATCCGGAGAAagctcgtcatcgtcggcgATGGAGCAGCAGGAAAGACGTCACTTTTGAACGTGTTCGCCATCGGCGAGTTCCCAGAGAACTAC GAGCCAACCGTGTTTGACAACTACGTCACGGATATTGAGCTGGATGGTAAGCCAATCCAACTCGCACTCTGGGACACGGCCGGGCAGGAAGAGTACGAGCGCCTGCGTCCACTGTCGTACTCGAAGGCGCACATTATCCTCATCGCGTTCTCGGTCGACACCCCAGATAGCTTGGACAACGTGACGCAAAAG TGGATTGAGGAGGTGCGCAGCATCTGTGGAACCCAGATCCCGGTGATTCTCGTCGCGTGCAAATCGGACTTGCGCGACCGGGCGATCGAGAACGGGACATACTCTGCCGAGAATTTTATCGACACGGAGACG ggaCGACGTGTGGCACAGTCGATCCGTGCGCGCGGGTACTACGAGACGTCTGCACTACTGAACCAGGGCGTGGACGCGGTGTTTGAGGCAGCCACCCGCGCGGCCATGGGCGTACGCGACCAGGGCTATGgcggtgtcggcggcgagaacACGGCGGTCGGAGGCCGCCTCCGCccggagaaggaggaggcctCCGGATGCGG CGGCACGCACACGACCCGCATTGTCGCCATGATTCCCCACGGCCTCACGGCTCGCACACATACACGTCCGCGAGCCACGTCCCTCCTTCACGATCCTGGCCAACCCGCCGGCTGGGGCGCCGGTGCACGACGGCGCGCCTTCCTGTATCATATGTCCTAG